The sequence AAGAAAGTTTTGGGGTACGATAAAACCAATACAAAATTGACGACGGCTTTGATGGAAGAGGGAATTGATATTGTTTTTGAAGATATTATTGATGATAAAATCACGTCACTTCAGCAAGAAAATACATTGGTCATCTACACTCCGGCAATCAAAAAGCTTGGGATTTTAGATTATTTTAATGAAAATAGCTTTGAAGTTTTAAAACGTGCAAAAGTTTTAGGTTTAATCACCGATAATACAGACTGCATCGCAGTTGCAGGAACTCATGGAAAGACAACAACGTCTACTTTGGTTTCACATTTATGCAAAGAAGCAGATTTGCCTTTCTCATGTTTTTTAGGTGGAATTTCTGAAAATTTTAAATCAAATTTCCTTTATAATGGAACTCAGTATTCTGTGGTGGAAGCCGATGAATACGACAGAAGCTTCCTCAACCTTTCTCCGGATTGGGCGGTGATTACTTCAACAGATGCAGATCATCTGGATATTTATGGAGATAAAAATACAATTGAAGAGGGTTTCAGACAGTTTGCAGCTTTGGTTCCTGATGATAAACAGCTTTTTGTAAGAAAAGGAATTGAGATTGGAAGAGCACATAAAACTTACGCTGTGAATGAAGTTGCAGATTATTACTCAGACAATCTTCGTATGGATTATGATAAAATCTACTTCGATTTTCATACTCCGACAGAAACTATAAAAGATTTTGTCTGGGATGTTCCTGGAATTCACAATGTCGAAAATGCCACGGTTGCGTTGGCAATTCTGAATAATCTGGGAGTTGATTTTGAAATTTTAAAGAAAGCAATTGCCAATTTTAAAGGCATAAAAAGAAGATACACGAAACATATTTATCCGAGCGGTAAAATTTACATTGACGATTATGCTCATCATCCGACAGAAATAAATGCTGTAGTTGGTTCGATCAAAACGTTTTATCCAGATAAAAAATTGTTGGTTGTTTTTCAGCCGCATTTATTCAGTAGAACGAGAGATTTTGTGGATGGATTTGCTGAAAGTTTAAGTAATTCTGAAGAATTGATTTTGCTCGACATTTATCCGGCAAGAGAACTTCAGGAAAATTTTGAAGGTATTACTTCAGATTGGTTGTTGGAAAAAGTGAGTTTAGATAAAAAAGAAATTTCAGGTTTGTCTGAAGCTTTTAATAAAATAAAAGAAAAGGAGTTTGATATTTTACTCACGGTTGGTGCAGGAAATATTGATACACTGTATGACCCGATTTGTGAGTGGTTAGGAAATAATTAAAAATAAATAAAATTTTAAATGTCTGAAATTTGACGTCTAAAATCTACCATCTTAGAAACAATGAAAAACAAATACAGAATTTTAAAAATTGCCATCACAGTGATCATTCTTGGGTTCCTGCTGAGTTTCTCGTTGAAGAAATTCAGTGGTCAGAAGATTACGGATGAGAAAATTTCTGTAAAAATGAATGAGAAAACTCCGGTGTACTTTATTGACGAAAAAGACATCAAACAAATCGTCATCAAAGAAAATCCGTCAGGAAAAGTTGGAGATTTAAATATTCCGGAACTGGAAAAAAAAATCAATGCACTTCCGGCGGTCGACAGCGCCAATGTTTATTTAAATTTAAATGGAAAACTGAATTTAGATATCAAACAGAGAGTTCCTGTTTTTAGATTAAATTATAATGGAAAAGATTTTTATGTAGACGAAAAAGGAACAGAATTTCCTATCTCAAGAACGTATTCTCATCCATGCATGCTGGTGACGGGCGATGTGAAGAAAGATGAATATGAAAAGCTGGCAGAATTGGTTGATAAAATTGACAAAGATGATTTCAGCAAAAAATATTTTATTGGAATTTCAAAATATAAAGACAGCTACAATCTTTTGACGAGTGAAGGAAATTATAAAGTGGAGATTGGAGATTTAGATAATATTGAATTAAAAGTAAAAGGTTTTAAAACGTTTGTTGAGAAATATCTTGTGTTTCAAGACCCCCAGAAGTACAGTATGGTTTCTGTAAAATATCAGAATCAGATTGTAACGACTTTGAATCCTTATTTTAAAGAGAATGACAGTATTTTAAAAGCAGGACATAAAGATTTGGCTAAAACTCCAGTTGCAGTGGCTCCTGTTAAAAAAGCAGAAGTCAATCTGAAACCAGCAGTAAAAAAGGCGAGTTCAACTTCTTTAAAACCAAAAGAAAATACAAAGCCTAAAGCAGTCGTCAAACCAAAGGAGAAAAAGAAAACTCCTGAAAAGAAACCGGCCACAAAGCCAAAGCCGAAGGCAAAGGTCAAGATAGAATAAAAAAGAGTCCCGAAGGGATGACTTAACAAAGGATAGAATAAAATCCTATCAAATCAAAAAAATAGGCAAGCCTATTAAATTAAATAAGTAATTAAATCAAATCGATATACACAATGGAAAATCAAGAGTATTCAGTAGGTCTTGACATCGGGACAACCAAGATTGTCGCCATTGTCGGAAGGAGGAATGCACACGGGAAAATAGAAATTCTCGGTGTTGGTAAGGCCAAAAGTCTTG comes from Chryseobacterium sp. 3008163 and encodes:
- a CDS encoding cell division protein FtsQ/DivIB → MKNKYRILKIAITVIILGFLLSFSLKKFSGQKITDEKISVKMNEKTPVYFIDEKDIKQIVIKENPSGKVGDLNIPELEKKINALPAVDSANVYLNLNGKLNLDIKQRVPVFRLNYNGKDFYVDEKGTEFPISRTYSHPCMLVTGDVKKDEYEKLAELVDKIDKDDFSKKYFIGISKYKDSYNLLTSEGNYKVEIGDLDNIELKVKGFKTFVEKYLVFQDPQKYSMVSVKYQNQIVTTLNPYFKENDSILKAGHKDLAKTPVAVAPVKKAEVNLKPAVKKASSTSLKPKENTKPKAVVKPKEKKKTPEKKPATKPKPKAKVKIE
- a CDS encoding UDP-N-acetylmuramate--L-alanine ligase; its protein translation is MSALARYFHASGKKVLGYDKTNTKLTTALMEEGIDIVFEDIIDDKITSLQQENTLVIYTPAIKKLGILDYFNENSFEVLKRAKVLGLITDNTDCIAVAGTHGKTTTSTLVSHLCKEADLPFSCFLGGISENFKSNFLYNGTQYSVVEADEYDRSFLNLSPDWAVITSTDADHLDIYGDKNTIEEGFRQFAALVPDDKQLFVRKGIEIGRAHKTYAVNEVADYYSDNLRMDYDKIYFDFHTPTETIKDFVWDVPGIHNVENATVALAILNNLGVDFEILKKAIANFKGIKRRYTKHIYPSGKIYIDDYAHHPTEINAVVGSIKTFYPDKKLLVVFQPHLFSRTRDFVDGFAESLSNSEELILLDIYPARELQENFEGITSDWLLEKVSLDKKEISGLSEAFNKIKEKEFDILLTVGAGNIDTLYDPICEWLGNN